In Verrucomicrobiia bacterium, the genomic stretch ACGGGGCAGTCGCATGGCGCCATCCCACCCGCGCCCCGCCCCCGAGGCCATCGCCAGATTTCGTGACAGAGGACCTGGCACGTTGTCTTGGGCACGTTCCGCCCCCGAGGCCATCGCCAGATTTCGTGACAGAGGACCTGGCACGTTGTCTTGGGCACGTTGTCTCGGCCCGCTAGGAGATTCGTGACCAGATTTCTGGCATCGCTGAGGGAAAACACGTAGCGGCCATCCCCGGCGCTGGTGGGGCGTTCTGAGGTGCCATCCGGCGCGGTCGGATGGGCATGGGCCTGGAGCCCAAGCGTTGCCGGTGTCAGGGTCGCTGCCGAGCAGCGGCTGCGGACCGGCCAGCAGTGCGGCGGAGAACAACCCGAGCAGCCAATGCTTTCGGTTGGAGCAGCCAGCCGCGGCCTCGGTGATTTCGTATCGGAGTCCGGTCGCCGGCAAGGATTCGCGGTGTCCAGGATGGTTTTGGGAGGTGCACTTACAGTTGAAACCTATTGGACCTACCAATCTACGCGGATTTGGCTCGCTCTTCCGCCTTGAAATGACAGGGAGGGTTTCGGCCTCTTTGCCGCCGGCATGCTCCCCGACCGAATCGTCAACGAGCCGGAGTTGGACCGAATTCTCGGCGAACCAGGTCCGGAGCTGGTGCGATTCATTCGCACGGTCAGCAGCCCGCTGGTGATCCTGGGAGCCGGCGGCAAGATGGGCCTGACCGTCGCCAGCATGGCCCGCCGGGCTGCCGTTGCCGCGGAACATCCGCTCGAAGTCGTCGCGGCGAGCCGGTTTGAGGATCCGGCAACCCGGCGGCGGTTCAACGAGGAAGGGATCCGGACCGAGGCGGTGGACCTTCTTCATCCCGACAGCCTCCGTCACCTGCCCGATGCCGCGAACATCATTTCGCTGGTGGGCCTAAAGTTCGGAACGGCTCAGGACCCCGCGATGACCTGGGCCGTCAACACGCTGGCTCCGGTGCACGGCGTGAACCGGTATCCGGAGGCCCGCTGGGTCGTCCTGTCCACCGGCAACGTCTATCCGCCGGTATCGGTGGACCAGGGGGGCGCCACCGAAGACCACCCGCTGACGCCCCTCGGTGAGTACGCCAATGCGGCCGTGGCGCGCGAGCGTCTGCTGGAATTTTCCTCCCGCTCCCGGAAGACGCGGATGGCAATCCTTCGATTGAACTATGCGGTCGAGCTCCGTTATGGGGTGTTGGTGGACATCGCCCTCCGCATCGCGAGGGGTGAGCCGGTGGATCTTTCCAATGGCTGGTTCAATTGCATCTGGCAGGGCGACGCGGCGGACCGAATCCTGCGCGCACTCGACCTGGCGGCGCATCCGCCGCGGGCGCTCAACCTTTGCCACGGCGACATTTTGTCCGTCCGGGAGGTCGCCACCGAACTGGCGGGGCTCCTCAACCGCCCCGTCACGTTCACCGGACGGGAATCTGGAAGCGCCCTGCTGAGCAATCCGACCCGGATGGATTCGTATTTTGGCCCGCCTCCCACCCCGTTGGCCGGAGTGATCCGCTGCACGGCGGCGTGGATTGCGGCGGGCGGGCGGGTGCTGAATCGTCCCACCCGGTTTGAGGTTCGCGATGGACGTTATTGAACGTTGAACGGGAGGCGCCATGTCCTGCCATCCGCTACCGCCC encodes the following:
- a CDS encoding NAD-dependent epimerase/dehydratase family protein, coding for MLPDRIVNEPELDRILGEPGPELVRFIRTVSSPLVILGAGGKMGLTVASMARRAAVAAEHPLEVVAASRFEDPATRRRFNEEGIRTEAVDLLHPDSLRHLPDAANIISLVGLKFGTAQDPAMTWAVNTLAPVHGVNRYPEARWVVLSTGNVYPPVSVDQGGATEDHPLTPLGEYANAAVARERLLEFSSRSRKTRMAILRLNYAVELRYGVLVDIALRIARGEPVDLSNGWFNCIWQGDAADRILRALDLAAHPPRALNLCHGDILSVREVATELAGLLNRPVTFTGRESGSALLSNPTRMDSYFGPPPTPLAGVIRCTAAWIAAGGRVLNRPTRFEVRDGRY